In Pseudomonadaceae bacterium SI-3, the sequence TTCGTCGGTTCGGGTGTTGGTGTGAGCCGAGATGAACTGATTCACTAGATAACCATTGGCGCAGTGCACCTCGATGCCGTCGAACCCTGCCTCCAAAGCGTTTCGCGCAGCCTGGACATAGAGTTGCACCAGCTCTTTGACCTCCCCGGTTGATAGCGCTCTCGGGGTCGACGGATCAGCCAGCATCCCTTCGCCGGGCCCGGTCTCGATGAAGACTTTGACGTTGCGTGCGGGGATTGCAGAGGGCCCCACCGGATCAGCCCCGTCAGGCTGGAGCGATGTGTGGGACACGCGCCCGACATGCCACAACTGCGCGAAAATCACGCCGCCTTCGGCATGCACCGCTTGAGTGATGGCCTTCCAGCCTTCGACCTGTTCCTGGCTGTGGATGCCAGGGGTCCAGGCGTAGCCCTGGCCTCGCGGCTCGATCTGGGTGCCTTCGGTCACCATGAAACCTGCACCGGCTCGTTGCCGGTAATAGGTCGCCATCAGTGAGTTAGGGACATTGCCCGGTTGCGAACTCCGCGAGCGCGTGAGAGGAGGCAGGACAATGCGGTTGCGCAGAACGAAGGGGCCGAGCGAAGTCTGGGTGAAGAGTGATTTGTGATTCATAACGTTAGATTTAGATATCGTGATTTATAGATATTAAAAGGCATGGGCTGCCTTACCGAGAAGTGCGTCGTCTCCACACAAGCGTCGAGCTTCAAACGTGGGCAGTGACGACCACTGGACTGGCTATGCTGGTCATCATATCGATAAATGTCAATATCTAGATTTTAGACTGCGCCATGCTGAGATATTGGAGCTGCCGTGTCAGCACGGTGCCGAGCCCACCTAGACCGGCAAGGCACCTGCGCTTCGCGCCCTAGGGAAACGCCTGTGAAATAGACGACGCTTGTCGGTCTCACAGGCGTTGAAGCGATGCAACGAAGAGGATTTGGGCCCTTCACCTGCGATGGTCGATCAGTGCTCGTGCTTGGCGCTGACGAAACTCAGCGAGGAGAACATGCCGCGCACGCGGGCGTCCGGGTCTTCGCTCGGGACGGTGGTGGACGCTGCGATGACGTTGAGGCCGTGGTTGCGCACGGTGATCTTCGCCTTGCCCTGCTTGTCGGTGGTCGCTGCCACTTCATCCGGGGTGTTCACGTAATCGGCGATCAGCTCGACGTTGGAAGCCGGTTTGCCGTCGACCAGGACCTGAACCTCCAGCTCCTCTCCTACGTCAACCGACAAGGGATCACGTTGCGGGACGATGGCCAGTTTCAGCTTGTCTATCGATGGCAGCTTCGCACCCTCATGCAGCACCGCCAGGCTGTACTTGTAGTAGCGACCGGAATCCAGCGCGCCGGGAACCTTAGATTCACCGACGTTGAGCCACTTCTTGTCCGGCGCCTGCGTCCAGTAGCCGTTGTCCAGCGCGACGCTGAGTACCGCCGGCGACTCAAGCGGCTTGAGTCGTGCATGGTCTTCGAGTCGTTCGACGGTGACCGGGATACGGCCGCCCCGCTGGTCGCTTGCCCAGGCTCCGGAAATCTTCTTCGGGTCATAGGCATTGTCCTCGGCGCCATGACCGTAGATCACCTCGATGTTGCCGCGACGCTCTTCCGTCCACATGCCGTGGGCACAGGCCTGCCCTGCCATTAGTGCAGCGATCAAAGCCATGGCGTATTTCGCGTGGTGCATGTTCATCTTCTTTCCTTATGGATACATCGAGTGGCGGGCCGGCTCGGGTTGAGCCGGTGCTGCGTTACAGATCTAGCGACAGGCTCACGCTCAGGTTGCGCGGATCGCCTGGCATGACCCAAACATTGCTGTAGGAACGTTCGTAGTAGGTGCGGTCGAAGGCGTTGTTGAGGTTCACACCCAGGGTCAGGGCCTGCGTCGCCTTGTAGCGCGCCAGCAGATCGACGGTGGTGTAACCCGGCAGTTCGAAGCCGCTATCCGCGACGTTGCCGGAACGATCGCCGACATAATTGACGCCACCGCCGAGCTCCAGGCCTTGCAAGCCGCCATCGAGGAACTCATACACGCCCAGCAGGCTACCGCTGTGCTCGGGCACGTTGAGCAGGCGGCTGCCGCGCGCGCGAGTGTTGTCCTCGGTCACTTCGGCATCGACATAGGCGTAGGCGCCGATCACCCGAACTTCGTCGGTCAGCTGTCCGGTCAACTGCAGATCGATACCGCGGCTGCGCACTTCGCCAGCTGCGATTTGATAGGCCGAATCCGCGGGGTCCGCGGTGAGCACGTTTTCCTTTGTCAGGTGAAACGCAGCGACGGTCATGCCCAGACGGCTGTCGAGCAGATCGAACTTGAAGCCCGCTTCGTAGCCCACCCCCTCCTCGGGGTCGAAGGCCGCGCCTGACGCATCGGCGCCGCCATTGGGCTTGAATGACTGCGAGGCGTTGGCGAATACGGCCACTTCAGGCACGAATTGATAAAGCGCCCCAACGCGCGGCGTGATCTTTTCATGGGTCTGCTCAGCGCGGGTACCAGCGACTTCGTTGTCCAGCCGATGCTCGTAATGGTCGTAACGCGCGCCGATGACGCCGAACAGCTTTTCGCTGAAGCGCATCTGGTCCTGCAGGTTCAGCGAGCGGGAATAGACCAGCTCATGCCGATCGGTGCTGCGCCCGTCAGGGCCTACGCTGAATGGAGGACGCGGTTGCCCGTAAACCGGTTCGTAGATGTCGATCGGCGAAATGGGACGGGTGCGCATCAAGCGCTCATCTTTGGCATAGCGCTCGTACTCAGTACCGATCAGCAGGTTGTGCTCGATGTCGCCGGTATAGACCAGGCCACGCAGCTCCAGCTGGGTGATGCTGTCCTGCCAGTTGAAATCGCGATAGCGGTACTCGCGGTTGAGGGTGCGGGCATCGTCGGCCAGAAAGCTTGCCTCGGTGGCGCCTCCATTCAGACGCCCTTGCTTGTAGTGGCTGGCCAGGCGGACGGTCCAGCTGGCGTTGAGATCATGCTCGATCTCGGCCTGCAGGCTTTCGTTGTTGTTATCGATTTCGCCGTCACCGGGCTCACCGAAAAAGTCGGAGCGCGAGACGCTGCCAAGGCGATCATTCGGCGCAACCACACCGCGGTCGAATACCTGGCTGCTGCGGATGACTTCGGCCTGCACCAGCAGGCGCGTCTGCGGCGTCAGTTCCCAGCTGAACGCCGGGGCAAAGAACTGCCGCTCGCTGGAGCGGTAATCACGAAAGCTCTTGTTGTCCTCTACCGCCAGATTCATGCGGTAGAGCATCGTGCCCGCATCATCCAACGGTGTGTTGACGTCCAGGCTGCCGCGGTAACGATCCCAGCGGCCGGCACTCAGGTCCAGGCGCGCAAACTGGTCATTCTGCGGACGCTTGCTGACGATGTTGATGGTGCCGCCTGGGTCGCCGCGGCCATACAGGCTGGACGCCGGCCCTTTGAGCACGTCGATACGCTCGATGTTGGAAGGGTCCTGCGGGTTCATATAACCGCGGTTGACGCTGAAACCATCCTTGTAGAACTCAGACGTGGTCAGCCCGCGGATGCTGTATTCGTACATGGTCAGGCCGCCGAAGTCGTTCTGCCGCGCCACGCCACCCGCGTAGTCCAAGGCCTTCTCGATACGCGGGCTGTCCAGATCTTCCAAGACCGTGGCGGGGATGACGCTGACCGCCTGGGGCACCTCATCCAGCGGGGTGTCGGTCTTGGTGGCGCTCGCTGAACGGCGGGCGCGATAGCCGTTTACCTCGACTTGCTCACGCTCGGCCGTGACTACCACTTCCTCGAGAACAGCGCTGTCCGATTCCTGTGCCAACGCCGACAGGCTGCCCAAACCTGCCATGGCGGCAATGCCCCATACCCTTGCTGCAACCCAACTGCTGTTCATACCTGCTTCCGATCAAATGTTATACCGTAACATTTGATCGGAAGCTGTCTCTAACTGTCAAGGCCGCACGCCCTCTGGAAAGCTGGGTACAGCTAGGGCAGCATGCGGCGACAACGATCCATAACGAGGAACGCAGCGATGATCGATTTCGACAACAAGGGTTTCTTCAAGCTAAAGCAGAACGATGAGTACGCCGAGCGGGTCCGGTCGTTGCTGTTGGACGACGAGCAGGTAGTCGATTCCTACAAGTCCATGCGTGACGGCGTGGTGTTTACCAACAAGCGGATCATCGCGGTCAACGTGCAGGGCATCACCGGCAGCAAGAAGGATTTCACTTCCCTGCCCTACAACAACATCGTTGCTTATTCGGTGGAGACGTCCGGGACTTTCGATCTGGACTCGGAGCTGGAGGTCTATTTCTCGTCGCTTGGGAAGGTGAAGTTCGAGTTCACCGGCAAGACTTCGATCGTCGAGATATCGAAGCACATATCCAAACATCTACTCTGAACTGAGCGGCAGCGTACAGCGCAGTGCTGCACCTGCAGGGGGCTCA encodes:
- a CDS encoding alkene reductase, with amino-acid sequence MNHKSLFTQTSLGPFVLRNRIVLPPLTRSRSSQPGNVPNSLMATYYRQRAGAGFMVTEGTQIEPRGQGYAWTPGIHSQEQVEGWKAITQAVHAEGGVIFAQLWHVGRVSHTSLQPDGADPVGPSAIPARNVKVFIETGPGEGMLADPSTPRALSTGEVKELVQLYVQAARNALEAGFDGIEVHCANGYLVNQFISAHTNTRTDEYGGSLQNRLRFLREIAQAISDAIGADRVGIRFAPLFASTDEERVYLGLVEDDPHETYVEAVKILEEIGVAYVSLAEADWDSAPELPNSFRQAVRKAFSGKIIYAGKYTPERAAAAIEAGWADLVAFGRAFIANPDLPSRIAHGSPMNTLDPSSMYGGTEQGYTDYPAHSE
- a CDS encoding DUF4198 domain-containing protein, which gives rise to MNMHHAKYAMALIAALMAGQACAHGMWTEERRGNIEVIYGHGAEDNAYDPKKISGAWASDQRGGRIPVTVERLEDHARLKPLESPAVLSVALDNGYWTQAPDKKWLNVGESKVPGALDSGRYYKYSLAVLHEGAKLPSIDKLKLAIVPQRDPLSVDVGEELEVQVLVDGKPASNVELIADYVNTPDEVAATTDKQGKAKITVRNHGLNVIAASTTVPSEDPDARVRGMFSSLSFVSAKHEH
- a CDS encoding TonB-dependent siderophore receptor, giving the protein MNSSWVAARVWGIAAMAGLGSLSALAQESDSAVLEEVVVTAEREQVEVNGYRARRSASATKTDTPLDEVPQAVSVIPATVLEDLDSPRIEKALDYAGGVARQNDFGGLTMYEYSIRGLTTSEFYKDGFSVNRGYMNPQDPSNIERIDVLKGPASSLYGRGDPGGTINIVSKRPQNDQFARLDLSAGRWDRYRGSLDVNTPLDDAGTMLYRMNLAVEDNKSFRDYRSSERQFFAPAFSWELTPQTRLLVQAEVIRSSQVFDRGVVAPNDRLGSVSRSDFFGEPGDGEIDNNNESLQAEIEHDLNASWTVRLASHYKQGRLNGGATEASFLADDARTLNREYRYRDFNWQDSITQLELRGLVYTGDIEHNLLIGTEYERYAKDERLMRTRPISPIDIYEPVYGQPRPPFSVGPDGRSTDRHELVYSRSLNLQDQMRFSEKLFGVIGARYDHYEHRLDNEVAGTRAEQTHEKITPRVGALYQFVPEVAVFANASQSFKPNGGADASGAAFDPEEGVGYEAGFKFDLLDSRLGMTVAAFHLTKENVLTADPADSAYQIAAGEVRSRGIDLQLTGQLTDEVRVIGAYAYVDAEVTEDNTRARGSRLLNVPEHSGSLLGVYEFLDGGLQGLELGGGVNYVGDRSGNVADSGFELPGYTTVDLLARYKATQALTLGVNLNNAFDRTYYERSYSNVWVMPGDPRNLSVSLSLDL
- a CDS encoding cytoplasmic protein, whose translation is MIDFDNKGFFKLKQNDEYAERVRSLLLDDEQVVDSYKSMRDGVVFTNKRIIAVNVQGITGSKKDFTSLPYNNIVAYSVETSGTFDLDSELEVYFSSLGKVKFEFTGKTSIVEISKHISKHLL